One Paenibacillus riograndensis SBR5 DNA segment encodes these proteins:
- a CDS encoding ABC transporter ATP-binding protein — protein MLTITHFTKSYKGGKKAVNDLNLVVERGDIYGFIGHNGAGKTTTIRAVVGVLDFEEGDIEIDGVSIKKDPVACKAKTAYIPDNPDLYDHLTGIQYLNFIGDLFRVSKADRERLIKKYSDAFQITANLGDMISSYSHGMKQKLAIISALIHKPKLLVLDEPFVGLDPKAAHMLKTIMVELCSSGSAIFFSTHVLDVAEKLCNKIAIIKGGQLIAHGRTEEVKGKNSLEDVFLELIDND, from the coding sequence ATGCTCACAATCACACATTTTACCAAGAGTTATAAGGGGGGTAAAAAGGCCGTAAATGACCTGAACTTAGTGGTCGAGCGGGGCGATATTTATGGCTTCATCGGACATAACGGTGCAGGCAAAACAACAACCATCCGGGCAGTAGTTGGTGTGCTTGATTTTGAAGAAGGGGACATTGAAATTGACGGTGTCTCCATTAAGAAAGACCCGGTAGCCTGCAAGGCGAAAACCGCGTACATTCCGGATAACCCCGATCTGTACGATCATCTTACCGGCATCCAGTATTTGAATTTTATTGGTGATCTCTTTAGGGTATCCAAGGCGGACCGTGAGCGGCTCATTAAAAAATACAGCGATGCTTTTCAGATTACGGCAAATTTGGGGGATATGATCTCATCGTATTCCCATGGTATGAAGCAAAAACTTGCCATAATCTCTGCTCTCATTCATAAACCCAAGCTGTTAGTGCTAGACGAACCTTTTGTCGGCCTTGATCCAAAGGCAGCCCACATGCTAAAGACCATCATGGTAGAGCTGTGCAGCAGCGGCAGTGCGATCTTCTTCTCAACCCATGTGCTGGATGTGGCAGAGAAGCTCTGCAATAAGATAGCGATCATCAAGGGAGGCCAGTTGATAGCCCATGGCAGGACGGAAGAAGTAAAAGGCAAGAATAGCCTGGAAGATGTATTCCTGGAGCTGATAGATAATGATTGA
- a CDS encoding GntR family transcriptional regulator yields MKTKYQVIFDDIKSNILSGAYTVGEQIPTESALQEMYNVSRQTVRKAILELSNEGFLRSEKGSGTYVSHQFRSKSAGSSNNKTIGVITTYISDYIFPSIIRGIEGRLNEDNYSLLLASTNNDVAQEKKALEMMLSFGVEGLIIEPTKSNLYNPNIAYYLSFKEQDVPFIMINAYYEELEVPFFCLDDVQSSYLATKELISKGHTQIGIIAKMDDLQGKYRMKGYIKALGEAKLRFHPEQVLSFDTETKQALSANLKNFLSENREVLTAIVCYNDEVGLEAVNVCRQLDIAIPEDLSIIGQDNSYIAKNASIKLTTLTHPQEQMGRDAAEWVIKKLQGKKDLRNSTYYQPVLIEGETVKALE; encoded by the coding sequence GTGAAGACCAAATATCAGGTTATTTTTGATGATATAAAAAGCAATATTCTATCGGGAGCGTATACTGTAGGCGAACAAATCCCCACCGAATCAGCATTGCAGGAAATGTACAACGTTAGCCGGCAGACGGTTCGGAAGGCGATTTTAGAACTGTCCAACGAGGGTTTTCTCAGAAGTGAAAAAGGCTCCGGCACGTACGTCAGCCACCAGTTCCGTTCCAAATCCGCAGGCAGCTCCAATAATAAAACGATCGGTGTGATCACGACCTACATCTCGGACTACATCTTCCCGTCCATCATCCGCGGGATTGAGGGCCGGTTAAATGAGGATAATTATTCGCTTTTGTTAGCCAGCACCAACAATGATGTCGCCCAGGAAAAGAAAGCGCTGGAAATGATGCTGTCCTTCGGTGTAGAGGGTCTGATTATTGAACCTACGAAGAGCAATCTGTACAACCCCAATATCGCCTACTACCTGTCGTTTAAGGAACAGGATGTCCCCTTTATCATGATTAATGCCTATTATGAGGAATTGGAGGTTCCGTTTTTTTGTCTCGATGACGTCCAGTCCAGTTATCTGGCAACCAAAGAGCTGATCTCCAAAGGGCATACCCAAATCGGGATCATTGCCAAAATGGATGATTTGCAAGGAAAATACCGTATGAAAGGCTATATCAAAGCGCTTGGAGAAGCCAAATTACGGTTTCACCCCGAGCAGGTGCTCTCCTTCGATACCGAGACGAAGCAGGCGTTGTCCGCCAACCTGAAGAACTTCCTAAGCGAAAATAGAGAGGTGCTAACCGCAATTGTCTGCTATAACGACGAGGTAGGCCTGGAAGCTGTAAATGTCTGCAGGCAACTGGACATCGCTATTCCGGAGGATTTGTCGATCATTGGCCAGGACAATTCTTATATTGCCAAGAACGCCAGCATTAAGCTGACGACCTTAACACATCCCCAGGAACAGATGGGGCGCGATGCCGCAGAATGGGTCATTAAGAAGCTGCAAGGAAAAAAGGATCTGCGGAACAGCACCTACTACCAGCCTGTGTTGATTGAAGGCGAAACGGTAAAAGCGCTGGAGTAG
- a CDS encoding xylulokinase → MDQNIKQAILKGETSLGIEFGSTRIKAVLIDYRFETIASGSYEWENLLVDGYWTYHLADIIKGLQTAYSEMKLEVEQKYGVTLTTAGSIGFSAMMHGYMAFDDKGELLVPFRTWRNATTGAAAKELSDTFKFNIPERWSIAHLYQAILNGEQHVPHARFITTLAGYIHWLLTGSKAIGIGDASGMFPIDEAAQDYNAPMIKQFDELIAAKGYPWKLRDLLPKVCHAGEQAGVLTEAGVKILDASGDLQPGIPLCPPEGDAGTGMVATNSVRKRTGNISVGTSVFAMIVLEQDLSAVYPEIDMVTTPDGSPVGMVHANNCSSDINAWLGLFREFYEAMGQKADPNQLFSVMFKKALEADSDGGGLLSYGYFSGENITGMEKGRPLFVRSPESRFNLANFMRTHLYSAFAALKIGMDILTKKENVAIDSILAHGGLFKTPIVGQKMLAAALNVPVSVMATAGEGGAWGMAILAAYMSTKGQQEPLDDFLADKVFKAAEGHEIHPDSADVAGFELFMERYSNGLAIEQAAVDHLVENWRE, encoded by the coding sequence ATGGATCAGAACATCAAGCAAGCGATACTCAAGGGAGAAACCTCACTTGGTATCGAATTTGGGTCCACACGTATCAAGGCAGTGCTGATTGATTATCGTTTTGAGACAATCGCCTCCGGAAGCTATGAGTGGGAAAATCTGTTGGTCGACGGCTATTGGACGTACCATTTGGCGGACATTATCAAGGGGCTGCAGACCGCCTACAGCGAAATGAAGCTGGAGGTTGAGCAGAAATATGGTGTTACCCTTACAACAGCCGGTTCCATAGGATTTTCGGCAATGATGCATGGGTATATGGCTTTTGACGACAAGGGGGAGCTGCTTGTTCCGTTCCGGACCTGGCGCAATGCAACCACTGGTGCTGCCGCAAAGGAATTATCGGATACCTTTAAGTTCAACATTCCTGAACGCTGGAGCATTGCTCATTTATATCAAGCTATATTGAACGGGGAACAACACGTGCCTCATGCCCGGTTCATAACGACCTTGGCCGGTTATATTCACTGGCTGCTGACCGGCAGCAAGGCCATTGGCATCGGGGATGCCTCGGGGATGTTCCCGATTGATGAAGCCGCGCAAGATTATAACGCCCCGATGATTAAGCAATTTGACGAACTTATTGCCGCCAAGGGCTACCCGTGGAAGCTGCGGGACCTGCTCCCCAAGGTCTGCCATGCAGGGGAGCAGGCAGGCGTCTTAACCGAAGCCGGCGTTAAGATACTGGATGCGTCCGGTGACCTGCAGCCGGGCATTCCGCTCTGTCCTCCGGAAGGCGACGCCGGTACGGGTATGGTGGCTACGAACAGTGTCAGAAAACGGACCGGCAATATTTCCGTAGGCACCTCGGTTTTTGCGATGATTGTCCTGGAGCAGGATCTTTCGGCCGTGTATCCGGAAATTGATATGGTAACTACGCCGGACGGCAGTCCGGTAGGGATGGTTCATGCCAATAACTGTTCAAGCGATATCAATGCATGGCTGGGTCTGTTCCGCGAGTTCTATGAAGCAATGGGGCAAAAGGCGGACCCGAACCAGCTGTTCAGTGTGATGTTCAAAAAAGCGCTGGAAGCGGACTCCGACGGCGGAGGCTTGCTCAGCTACGGATATTTCTCCGGTGAGAATATTACCGGGATGGAGAAAGGCCGTCCGCTGTTTGTCCGCTCGCCTGAGAGCCGTTTCAATCTGGCCAATTTCATGCGGACGCATCTGTATTCCGCTTTTGCCGCTTTGAAGATCGGAATGGACATTCTGACCAAGAAAGAAAATGTTGCTATCGACAGTATTCTGGCTCACGGGGGACTGTTTAAAACCCCAATCGTCGGGCAGAAAATGTTAGCAGCCGCACTGAACGTCCCGGTTTCTGTCATGGCAACAGCCGGAGAAGGCGGAGCATGGGGAATGGCGATTCTGGCTGCTTACATGTCAACCAAAGGCCAGCAGGAACCTCTGGATGACTTCCTTGCAGACAAAGTATTTAAGGCTGCCGAAGGACACGAGATTCATCCGGACAGCGCTGATGTTGCTGGTTTTGAACTGTTCATGGAACGCTACAGCAACGGTCTTGCAATTGAGCAGGCCGCTGTAGATCATCTGGTAGAGAACTGGAGGGAGTAA
- a CDS encoding L-ribulose-5-phosphate 4-epimerase: MLEQLKEEVFQANLDLPKHGLVKYTWGNVSAVDRASRLFVIKPSGVHYDKMKPSDMVVVDFDGNVVEGDLRPSSDTPTHAVLYKHYAEIGGIVHTHSTWATVWAQAGLDVPVMGTTHADTFYGSVPCTRFLTQEEIDRGYEAETGRVIIETFEQRGLDIMAVPGVLLKGHAPFTWGKDAHSAVMNSVVLEEVSKMNLFARELNHFAEELPQRILDKHYLRKHGKDAYYGQK, translated from the coding sequence ATGTTAGAGCAACTGAAAGAAGAGGTATTCCAGGCCAATCTGGACCTGCCTAAGCACGGACTCGTCAAATACACATGGGGCAATGTAAGCGCGGTTGACCGGGCAAGCCGCCTGTTCGTAATCAAACCGAGCGGTGTTCATTATGACAAAATGAAGCCAAGCGATATGGTGGTTGTGGATTTCGACGGCAATGTGGTTGAAGGCGATCTCAGGCCTTCCTCCGATACACCAACCCATGCCGTCCTGTACAAGCATTATGCAGAGATTGGCGGCATCGTGCATACACACTCGACATGGGCAACAGTCTGGGCTCAGGCCGGTCTTGATGTTCCTGTCATGGGGACTACGCATGCGGATACCTTCTATGGCTCCGTTCCTTGTACCCGCTTCCTGACCCAGGAGGAGATTGACCGCGGCTATGAAGCGGAAACCGGACGTGTCATCATCGAAACCTTTGAGCAGCGGGGTCTGGATATTATGGCGGTGCCCGGTGTCTTGCTTAAGGGTCATGCTCCGTTTACCTGGGGCAAGGATGCCCATTCCGCAGTGATGAACAGCGTGGTGCTGGAGGAAGTCTCCAAGATGAATCTGTTTGCCCGGGAGCTCAATCACTTTGCCGAAGAGCTGCCGCAGCGGATTCTGGATAAACATTACCTGCGGAAGCATGGCAAAGACGCTTACTACGGCCAGAAATAA
- the araA gene encoding L-arabinose isomerase produces the protein MSIVGAKQFWFVVGSQHLYGEEALGEVKAHAQAMTDALNKSGVLPYPLVLQDLAVSADTITSIMKEVNYRDEVAGVITWMHTFSPAKMWIRGTKLLQKPLLHLATQYNESIPWATIDMDFMNLNQAAHGDREYGFINARLNKQNKVVVGYWERAEVQKQIAAWMDVAVAYNESFSIKVARFGDNMRNVGVTEGDKVEAQIQFGWTVDYYGIGDLVEYVKAVKEEEIDALFAEYAELYDFEYGTYSKEAWEASVKVQASYEIALKRFLDHGGYNAFTSNFEDLHGMKQLPGLAVQRLMAQGYGFAGEGDWKTAALDRLLKVMSHNQNTGFMEDYTYEMAAGQEAILQSHMLEVDPCLASSKPKVVVSPLGIGDREDPARLVFDGKAGEGVVVSMADFGTHYKLLINEAEAFEPTVPAPKLPVARVLWKVKPNFQDGVKAWIENGGGHHTVVSLNLTTDQIVTYAKLVGLEYVVIN, from the coding sequence ATGTCAATAGTAGGCGCTAAGCAATTCTGGTTTGTTGTAGGATCGCAGCATCTTTATGGGGAAGAGGCACTGGGAGAAGTTAAGGCTCATGCGCAGGCTATGACTGATGCGCTCAATAAAAGCGGTGTTCTGCCTTATCCGCTCGTATTGCAGGATCTGGCCGTCAGCGCGGACACAATCACCTCCATTATGAAAGAAGTCAACTATCGTGACGAGGTTGCCGGCGTCATCACTTGGATGCACACCTTTTCTCCGGCAAAAATGTGGATTCGCGGAACGAAACTGTTGCAGAAGCCGTTGCTTCACTTGGCAACCCAATACAATGAGAGCATTCCTTGGGCTACCATTGATATGGATTTCATGAACCTTAACCAGGCTGCCCACGGCGACCGCGAATACGGCTTCATCAATGCCCGTCTGAACAAGCAAAACAAAGTGGTAGTAGGCTACTGGGAGCGCGCGGAAGTGCAGAAGCAAATCGCAGCATGGATGGACGTAGCGGTTGCCTACAACGAGAGCTTCAGCATCAAGGTTGCCCGCTTTGGCGACAACATGCGCAACGTTGGTGTTACGGAAGGCGACAAGGTCGAAGCCCAAATCCAATTCGGCTGGACCGTTGACTACTATGGTATTGGCGATCTTGTGGAGTACGTAAAGGCTGTGAAGGAAGAAGAAATTGATGCGCTGTTTGCAGAATATGCAGAGCTGTATGACTTCGAGTATGGCACTTACAGCAAGGAAGCATGGGAAGCCAGCGTCAAAGTACAGGCCAGCTATGAAATTGCCCTGAAACGCTTCCTGGATCATGGCGGCTATAACGCCTTCACTTCGAACTTCGAAGACCTGCACGGCATGAAGCAGCTTCCGGGTCTTGCCGTGCAGCGCCTGATGGCACAAGGCTACGGCTTCGCCGGCGAAGGAGACTGGAAGACTGCCGCCCTGGACCGCCTGCTGAAAGTGATGAGCCATAACCAGAACACCGGCTTCATGGAAGATTACACCTACGAAATGGCCGCAGGCCAGGAAGCCATTCTGCAATCCCACATGCTTGAGGTAGATCCATGTCTGGCCAGCAGCAAGCCGAAGGTCGTTGTTTCGCCGCTAGGCATTGGCGACCGTGAAGATCCGGCCCGTCTCGTATTTGACGGCAAGGCAGGAGAAGGCGTAGTTGTATCCATGGCTGACTTCGGCACACATTATAAGCTGCTAATCAACGAAGCGGAGGCCTTCGAACCGACAGTGCCTGCTCCGAAGCTTCCGGTAGCACGTGTGTTGTGGAAGGTGAAGCCGAACTTCCAGGATGGGGTCAAAGCCTGGATTGAGAACGGCGGCGGCCACCACACCGTAGTGTCCTTGAACCTGACAACCGACCAGATTGTTACCTATGCCAAGCTGGTTGGTCTGGAATATGTCGTTATCAACTAA
- a CDS encoding GNAT family N-acetyltransferase, translating into MITLRKITLENRRAMFNLEVSEDQRQFVASNLSSVASCYVLVTNGGHPFPFIIYADEQPVGFVMLAYGTTGYDEPSIAEDNYCIMRLMIDKQYQNQGYGREAMGKILEFIRTFPAGPAHYCWIPYKSDNIAAKKLYESFGFRDNGEVFNNESITVLQL; encoded by the coding sequence ATGATTACGCTCAGAAAAATCACTCTGGAAAACCGGCGTGCTATGTTTAACTTGGAAGTTTCAGAGGACCAACGGCAATTTGTTGCGTCTAATCTGTCAAGCGTGGCGTCTTGTTATGTTCTTGTAACCAATGGGGGACATCCATTCCCGTTTATCATTTACGCGGATGAGCAGCCGGTCGGATTTGTTATGTTGGCTTATGGAACCACCGGATATGACGAACCGTCAATCGCAGAAGACAACTATTGCATCATGCGACTGATGATTGACAAACAATACCAAAATCAGGGTTATGGTAGGGAAGCCATGGGTAAAATTTTGGAGTTTATTCGCACTTTTCCGGCAGGGCCAGCACATTATTGCTGGATCCCTTATAAATCAGATAACATCGCTGCCAAAAAGCTTTATGAAAGCTTCGGCTTCCGTGACAATGGTGAAGTCTTCAACAATGAGTCAATAACCGTTTTGCAACTCTGA
- a CDS encoding ankyrin repeat domain-containing protein codes for MIVLKDIGRFEELPEIAMHIYKGNIPALQAAIAAGWDIEEGIVLSKHTTLSPLDLALVSQQMEVVKLLVEHGVNLNVHHHPAFLRAVRYCREDIVRYIAAQGAEMDKLNQTGSGAYSQAYYGNKNNIPLIHELGLDIKLHGGPVLRQAVSDHDLKTLTYLLDQGVDINYNKPDMVYPYQATPLTVAARMGNMAMVKFLIEHGADVTMAEKDGDRPYTIAVSNKHTVMADYLKSLEPADFHNVENKKHELKKYKLTDELVSFLTGDKLRLELAQNEYEIGYIDFFTLTDTIEMKVGRQKLLRLSADIDNYSDLQLVWNPKKKGLIGCYDVEHQTYADLSSFTEFLAQPEVYLMKFLEGELENDY; via the coding sequence ATGATCGTCCTGAAAGATATCGGAAGGTTCGAGGAATTGCCCGAAATCGCTATGCATATTTACAAAGGAAATATTCCGGCTCTGCAGGCTGCAATTGCAGCTGGCTGGGATATTGAAGAGGGTATTGTACTTAGCAAGCATACCACGCTTAGTCCGTTGGATCTGGCACTTGTCTCGCAGCAAATGGAGGTTGTAAAGCTGCTGGTGGAGCACGGCGTCAACCTGAATGTTCATCATCATCCGGCTTTTTTGCGGGCTGTCCGCTATTGCAGGGAGGACATCGTCCGCTACATTGCAGCGCAAGGAGCCGAGATGGACAAGCTTAATCAAACGGGTTCAGGTGCATATTCACAGGCCTACTATGGCAACAAAAACAATATTCCGCTCATTCATGAGCTGGGATTAGATATCAAGCTGCATGGCGGTCCCGTATTGCGTCAAGCTGTATCGGACCATGACCTGAAGACTCTCACATATTTGCTCGATCAGGGGGTGGACATCAATTATAATAAACCGGATATGGTCTATCCTTATCAAGCGACTCCGTTGACTGTGGCTGCACGTATGGGTAATATGGCCATGGTCAAATTTTTGATTGAACACGGCGCGGACGTTACTATGGCGGAAAAAGACGGCGATCGGCCGTATACGATTGCTGTCAGCAATAAGCATACCGTCATGGCTGATTATTTGAAATCGCTGGAACCGGCTGATTTTCATAATGTGGAGAACAAGAAGCATGAGCTAAAAAAATATAAATTAACCGATGAATTGGTTAGCTTTCTTACAGGAGACAAGCTGCGCCTTGAGCTGGCGCAAAATGAATACGAAATCGGGTATATCGACTTTTTCACATTGACCGATACGATTGAGATGAAGGTTGGCAGACAAAAGCTGCTGCGTCTTTCAGCCGATATCGATAATTACTCTGACCTGCAGCTGGTATGGAACCCGAAGAAAAAAGGCCTGATCGGCTGTTATGACGTGGAGCACCAGACTTATGCTGATTTAAGCAGCTTTACAGAGTTCCTTGCGCAGCCTGAAGTGTACCTCATGAAGTTTCTTGAGGGAGAGTTGGAAAATGACTATTGA
- a CDS encoding serine hydrolase domain-containing protein: MGVLLVCCLVLSSWDGNTALAAMQNIEAALNTSKVIESSSVPLTVLTAEMDLPSNKAVITYEATRKAAQEKADLLTKTYGTNSVQYAIIDHGNIVVSGQSGKNDEQGQKPLTKETMYGIGSTSKMFTAVAAMQLAEQGKINLDTPVVQYIPEFKMKDERYKQITPRMLLNHSSGLNGSSLTNAFLFEDNDTYAHDTLLGQLAGQTLKAAPGAYSVYCNDGFTLAQILVERVSGMDFTSYIHRYITEPLGMAHTKTPLDSLSTAKMAGLYYPAYRGQLPNETSNVIGAGGIYSTAEDLVRFSQIFTGKAEGILSGKSSAAMAQDEYKTPLWPDDEASSFDYGYGLGWDNVNLYPFNEYGMKALTKGGDTILYHSSLVVLPEQDMAAAVITSGGSSTADRLMANEVLLQALKEKGTISEFKPEKSYGAPVKADMPESVLQYSGIYGATNTTVNIDITKGGILSITSEQSPGTPAQTFGYSADGTFRSADGNTKLSFVTEENGRTYLWIRQYASLPGLGQMSASVYNAEKLQPQDLPAQTKEAWIQRDGKKYYLLNEKYTSLVYLMMQPIQLNVSKQLPGYVLDKRITGPNTAVSELQIPGMSGRDLSGYTFFTQDGVEYLDLGGSILVNEAAVKPIYVAKKSTVTIPPSGYARWYTISDKDGGKTVKVSMSSDASFAVYNAKGTCSYFSVIGGKDKVELPAGGSIVFAGDAGTKFKISVQ; the protein is encoded by the coding sequence ATGGGAGTCTTGCTAGTTTGCTGTCTGGTGCTAAGCTCCTGGGACGGCAACACAGCACTGGCTGCAATGCAGAACATAGAAGCGGCACTGAATACATCCAAGGTGATCGAGTCAAGCTCTGTACCGTTAACCGTGCTAACGGCGGAAATGGACCTGCCCTCGAACAAGGCTGTAATCACCTACGAAGCAACCCGGAAAGCTGCCCAGGAGAAGGCCGATCTCCTCACAAAAACTTACGGTACGAACAGCGTGCAGTACGCCATTATCGATCATGGCAACATCGTCGTATCCGGCCAGTCCGGCAAAAATGATGAGCAGGGACAGAAGCCGCTCACGAAAGAAACGATGTACGGGATCGGCTCAACGAGTAAAATGTTTACTGCGGTTGCCGCCATGCAATTGGCCGAACAAGGGAAAATCAATCTCGATACGCCGGTCGTCCAGTATATCCCTGAGTTTAAGATGAAGGATGAACGCTACAAGCAGATTACGCCGCGCATGCTGCTGAATCATTCTTCCGGACTGAACGGATCGTCGCTGACGAACGCTTTTTTATTCGAAGATAACGATACTTACGCTCACGACACATTGCTGGGGCAATTGGCCGGTCAGACCTTAAAGGCAGCACCGGGCGCTTATTCGGTATACTGCAATGACGGGTTTACGCTGGCCCAGATTCTAGTCGAGCGAGTCAGCGGCATGGACTTTACCTCTTATATCCATCGATATATTACGGAACCTCTGGGTATGGCCCATACGAAGACGCCGCTGGATTCTCTGAGCACAGCAAAGATGGCGGGACTCTATTACCCTGCCTACAGAGGGCAACTCCCCAACGAGACAAGCAACGTGATTGGAGCGGGAGGCATATATTCCACGGCGGAGGACCTGGTTCGGTTCTCGCAAATTTTCACGGGGAAGGCGGAAGGAATCTTATCCGGTAAATCGTCGGCGGCCATGGCGCAGGACGAGTACAAAACGCCTTTGTGGCCTGACGATGAGGCCAGCTCGTTCGATTACGGATATGGTCTCGGCTGGGACAATGTCAATCTGTATCCTTTTAACGAATACGGGATGAAGGCGCTGACCAAAGGCGGGGACACGATTCTCTATCACTCATCGCTCGTTGTGCTTCCCGAGCAGGACATGGCGGCAGCTGTTATCACTTCCGGCGGGAGCAGCACAGCCGACCGGTTGATGGCAAACGAAGTCCTGCTTCAGGCGCTGAAAGAGAAAGGAACGATTTCCGAATTCAAGCCTGAGAAGTCATACGGCGCGCCGGTAAAGGCTGATATGCCGGAGTCCGTGCTGCAGTATTCGGGGATCTATGGCGCGACGAATACAACGGTTAACATTGATATTACGAAAGGCGGCATCTTGTCCATCACTTCGGAGCAGTCTCCCGGTACTCCGGCCCAGACCTTCGGGTATTCGGCGGACGGCACGTTCCGGAGTGCAGACGGGAATACGAAGCTCAGCTTCGTGACGGAGGAGAACGGCCGCACCTACCTATGGATACGTCAATACGCTTCATTGCCGGGTCTTGGGCAAATGTCTGCATCCGTGTACAACGCCGAGAAGCTCCAGCCCCAAGACCTTCCGGCACAGACCAAAGAAGCCTGGATTCAGCGCGACGGCAAGAAGTATTATCTGCTGAATGAGAAGTATACGTCACTCGTTTACTTGATGATGCAGCCCATCCAATTGAATGTGTCGAAACAATTGCCGGGGTACGTGTTGGATAAGCGAATAACTGGCCCGAATACAGCCGTCTCCGAATTGCAAATTCCAGGAATGAGCGGGCGTGATCTCTCTGGTTATACTTTTTTTACACAGGACGGCGTTGAGTACCTGGATCTTGGTGGAAGCATCTTAGTAAACGAAGCTGCCGTGAAGCCCATCTACGTCGCTAAGAAGTCAACCGTTACGATTCCGCCCAGCGGATACGCCCGCTGGTATACGATAAGCGACAAAGACGGGGGCAAGACCGTTAAGGTGAGCATGTCCTCGGACGCCTCCTTCGCCGTTTATAATGCAAAGGGAACATGCAGCTACTTCAGTGTCATCGGAGGCAAGGATAAGGTCGAACTGCCGGCGGGAGGATCGATTGTTTTCGCCGGGGATGCCGGCACGAAGTTCAAGATTTCCGTGCAGTAA
- a CDS encoding DUF5808 domain-containing protein: MTVQETIFISGFYLFIALMISIQAYIGLRTLLFGITLPAEALQDRGVRGIRRNYVLLTGGFAVILGAACFLVTRHVTTSRSFLYWAAASLLLIMMSFFAIRISRMSAQRLKAARGWHVAVQTKRAASLAAGRTQGSVLSFWWYSAHVAVMALCIFFVVVRWNAIPPSFATHMGPDGLPDQYTFKSVRTVFMMNIVQALMIVFFAGYNLMISRARTSLDPQDQEGSLRKQLKLKKIHSISAWGISLLGIVNIGLLQAVILYGWNLNLLVRSNISFLVLFFLTLIGVLLYLRFRGLDQIRDVPSQEERHWKWLGSIYANPEDPALFVPDRYGFLWTINMANPLGKTVAAAMIAVLVTAILVIMFNFR; this comes from the coding sequence TTGACTGTACAGGAGACGATCTTCATATCCGGCTTTTATTTGTTTATCGCGTTGATGATCAGCATACAGGCCTATATCGGCTTGCGGACCCTGCTGTTCGGCATCACGCTGCCGGCGGAGGCCCTGCAGGATAGGGGCGTCCGAGGCATTCGCCGGAATTACGTTTTGCTCACCGGCGGTTTTGCGGTCATCCTCGGAGCAGCTTGCTTTTTAGTGACCCGTCATGTAACGACGAGTCGGAGCTTCCTGTATTGGGCGGCAGCCAGCTTGCTTTTAATAATGATGTCGTTCTTCGCCATTCGGATCAGCCGGATGTCCGCGCAACGTTTGAAGGCAGCCAGAGGCTGGCATGTTGCCGTGCAGACAAAGCGTGCAGCAAGCCTCGCAGCCGGCCGAACGCAGGGTTCGGTGCTGAGCTTTTGGTGGTATTCCGCGCATGTCGCCGTAATGGCGCTATGTATCTTCTTTGTCGTTGTAAGATGGAACGCGATTCCGCCGTCGTTTGCGACGCATATGGGGCCGGACGGCCTTCCGGATCAGTACACTTTCAAATCCGTACGAACCGTGTTCATGATGAACATCGTGCAAGCACTGATGATCGTGTTCTTCGCCGGCTATAATCTGATGATCAGCCGTGCCAGGACATCGCTGGACCCTCAGGACCAGGAAGGATCGTTACGGAAACAGTTGAAGCTCAAGAAAATCCACTCGATTTCGGCTTGGGGCATTTCGCTGCTGGGAATTGTAAACATAGGGTTGCTGCAAGCCGTAATACTGTACGGCTGGAATCTCAATCTGCTCGTGCGCAGCAACATCTCGTTCTTAGTATTGTTCTTCTTGACGCTAATCGGCGTCTTGCTTTACCTGCGCTTCAGAGGTCTTGATCAGATAAGAGACGTTCCGTCGCAGGAGGAAAGGCACTGGAAGTGGCTCGGCAGCATTTACGCGAACCCTGAAGACCCGGCTTTATTCGTTCCGGATCGGTACGGATTCTTATGGACGATCAATATGGCTAATCCGCTCGGTAAGACCGTAGCTGCTGCGATGATAGCCGTTCTGGTAACCGCCATTCTCGTAATCATGTTCAATTTTCGATAA
- a CDS encoding GntR family transcriptional regulator, with protein sequence MFIELDLQSETPIYAQLIDQLIEGIASGELKPGDPLPSVRRLAEDLGINLHTVNKSYNLLKQEGFLQVHRKKGVIVQPDGMPGVTEAFEEKLRQQLRSLAAAAAVRGMSEEAFTQKSRSVYRNAITNRGGEQR encoded by the coding sequence TTGTTCATAGAGCTCGACCTGCAATCGGAAACTCCGATTTACGCTCAGCTGATCGATCAATTGATTGAAGGGATCGCGTCTGGCGAGTTGAAGCCGGGGGATCCGCTGCCATCGGTCCGGAGATTGGCGGAGGATTTGGGGATCAATCTTCATACCGTCAACAAATCCTACAATTTACTCAAGCAGGAGGGCTTTCTTCAAGTACACCGGAAAAAGGGCGTTATCGTTCAGCCCGACGGAATGCCCGGCGTGACGGAGGCGTTCGAAGAGAAGCTCCGGCAGCAGCTGCGGTCTCTTGCGGCAGCAGCTGCGGTACGAGGCATGTCGGAAGAGGCATTCACGCAGAAGAGCAGGTCAGTGTACCGGAATGCCATTACAAATCGCGGGGGGGAACAGCGTTGA